The Rosa chinensis cultivar Old Blush chromosome 7, RchiOBHm-V2, whole genome shotgun sequence DNA segment ATTCTCCAGGTTTGAGAGTTCTAACTCTTTTTACTTTCCTAGTCATATCTGAGGAATTATAATCATCTTTGCCATAGAGTATATGATTTGTGGAATCCTCAATACTGCCTTCATCATCTGCAAGTAGTCCAGCACGGCAAACTCCCTTATGACAATATTTAGGTGCCATATCCAAGCACACAAATTCAAAGTTCTTAGAATTTACAAAGTTCTGGGTAACAGCAATAGATGGTTCAAGATTTAGGACACTAGGAACGAAAATCGTCTCCCCCGGCATTTGGGTGCACTCTATGGGCTTCTCTTCATCAGCAAGAAGTGGATAAAAATCTAGCCACCACTGAAgacacaaataaataaatacacaaAAGATAACTTTATAAACAGCAAAGCAACAGATATTACGAGAAGTTGCAGACAACTAACTAGGGTATCTAAAATAAATACCGGCAACGAAGTTGGAGTTTCAATATTGACATCACCGTCTTCTTCGTTTACATGTACTGTGACACCTATAGGTACTCTTCCTGGAAGATACAAGGTCCACCTAAACAAACAGAATAGCTGATTAGCTCTTGGATGTCCGATACTTtaataaaaaaggagaaaaggagaaaaggagaaaaatgattttcatcaaataaaaaataaaaaaatgaatagCATAAGATCATGACCAAATCATCCACAGACCATACAGATAGAGGAGAATGTATAAGCATGCAACAGATCAACATTCCAAATGATGAAGGGTTTCTCCTCTTTGTGTGTGGAAGGGGGGACTGAGGAGATGAACGGAATAAAGAAAAACTCAACAAACCAAAGTAAACCCAATCATTCACCTTTCTTACAAAGGAGCAAATATGTCCAGCAAGTGTGCAAGTTAGCAACAGCACTGCCGGAGCCTTTACGACAAAAATGCTGAAGAATATAGTATTTTCAAAGCGTGCAAGATTTAAACCAAACCGAAGTCCTTAACTACATGCAAGCACGGCAAAATACATTAACACTATCAAGATCACAAATGCATGAGTTTTctaagaagagagaaaaagaggaagTAGGTTTTACCTTTTATGACCACATAGAAGTGTATTCCAGGCACTAGTCAGAGCTGGATCAACATGCCAAGAAGCACCAGACCTCAGGGGACCAATAATGAGCCATCTAAATGGAGGTCGCTCATCTTTGTCCAAAACATCAAAAAGGTCCTCTTGAAATAGATAAGGTACACAGTTATCTTTCAACAAACCAGGTTCAACCTCTCCAAACTGTTTAAGAGAGAAGTCACTTCACACATCAAAAGAAGAAAGGGAAATAACATGAAAATTAACAACTTCTCAACCACACATAGGGACCAAGTGAGTATCTTGTAATCAAAGATATAAAACGGATCCTCATCATGCTGAACTTTCATATATGAAACATAATCCTTGAATGTCATTGAGATTTTACGTGAGCTGCTTTGAGAAATCTTGAAAGCTGTATCTCCATAATTCTGCAATAAGTGGTCAAGTGTCCATGTACGCCTTGCAGCCCATGCATCAGCTAATCCAGTGAGCTCCTTTGAGAAATCTTGAAAGCTGTGTCTCCATAATTCTGCAATAAGTGGTCAAGTGTCCATGTACGCCTTGTAGGCCATGCATCAGCTAATCCAGTGAGCAAAACCTGATGAAGTTATCAGCAACAGTCTATGTGAACAACATAACCCACCAGTCTGTAGGTACTAGCACATTTTTAGTGATTAAAATTTTCTAAAGTACAAGGCCAATCTATTAAGGAAACAGTTTGGCAAAAAAGGTCAAAGGTTCAATCTCCCCCTTTTCTAACAGAATTGATGCCTGCAATTAAAATCTGAACATTTGGTTCAATCTGCAGCGAAAATCTTTTGAGTTACCACAACACATCTTACCAGAAAAATAACTGAGTCACCAGAAAAACAATGGGagtttccataaaaaaaaagaaacggCCCTATAGAGCATTGTGTACTACAATTTCAGCTGAGGAAATGCCGTAATGCTGATGCCCTTGTGACCAGAATATTAATTTGTGGTGATAGAGAGGGTGGTGGTATCACTGGTGTAGCGGAATTAGCAATCAGAGAAATATGGTCTGGTAAGGTGTTGGTTGAGTGGGGTAGGAACTGAAATAGTAAATTTTCTCAAGTGCAAAACAAACTGGTTTTCCCTTTGATATACTGTCACTTTCTAGGTTCTCAACACAGTGTAGTATGTTTTGACCGgagaggaggaaaaaaaaaaaaaaaacgtgtacTAGATCATGATACATGTCCTAGATGGTGTATCATATAAGAGCATTCTTCTTTCACaaatgtaaaatcatttttgaatAGAACGATGTGCCCAAACATAATTGAAGAGTGAAAATAGAAATTTGACGACCACTGTTTTAACTCAATCTGTATTATGAACTAAAAATATGAATCATTGTCACTATACCGGTTTCTTCCCATCATAGTCACAAGAAAACTCTTCCACTCTGATTTTGTCCTTTCTTTCCACATTCTCACTGTCAAAAGAAAAGCCATCTAATGTGGTATGACACCAGTATAATCTTCTGTACAAGAACAAAGAGTCAAATCCTGCACCAAGTCGATAGGCAATGAGCCAGGGAAAACCTCAAAAGAAAGTTTTCAGCATCATAAACAAAATGATCCACCACAATGAGGATGCTATTCGAAAGGCATAACATCCTTACCATCAAAACTCAGTGGCTTTCTGCAAGCCTCGTCGCGTTCATACGACACATTCTCCCTGCACGAAATGCACAACTTCTGCTATCAAATGAAAACCATAACTACGAAAACTGAATCATAAAATCCGAGACATACAAATGCATATAAACACAGATAAGAATTCGATATTCTATACACAAAACTATAATCAAAATCCACAAACAAAATCTCACCAGCaaacatttcaaattttatATCCGAAAATTCAAAATCCACAGAGAGAATCAAGAAGGCACAGATAAGCTCGTCGGGGAGGACTAGGAAGTTTCCGAGGGCGTCGGGCCGGCGATCTCTTGGCCGGAAGGAAGGGGCTTCAGAAACCTCCATCGGAGAACTGCACGCTGAACTTTCGGTTGGGTCGAAAATTTGGGTCTGCCCGGTTCGGTTTCGAATTCGGCCATTTCAGACTTTTTGGCCCATTTTCAAGGCCCATTTCATTATAGATTATTAAATTTTCACCTGCTTTGTAGGACTTTTTTTGGGACCATTCTGAAGGCCCAATTTTAAGTCTTTGATACTTTCAACTAAGCAATCAAACATTCAAAACATTCAACCATGCAATCAACTCGGCGTAAATAAAAGGGCGGCAAGCTAATGAAAATACAGGAATCTGATAGAAGACTAAACATCTTTAGTAATGTTACtcattttttaatcaaattttaatcaaagtagttaaaaagttattttggctagccattttagaaatacgtctgtatcaatactctctattttaactaattttaaatttatattattatttaaatgaagattaaatagtttaaatatatttataaattacataaaataactcaaaatgaatgttttaaattataaagaGTCTCATCTGGCTCTTTATATTTATGAGCGAAATAGCTAAAAATAAATCTATGTgactgtccacgtaaatactcatgaattatgtactttgatgtaaaccctacctctatataaaggaggctaataaGATTGAATGAgtacacttctacttcctcccagctattctctttttattttactttctcTCTAATTTATAAGTCAAGTCATACTATAATTTGATAATCAAAATAGATCCATTgaccttttcaaaaaaattagatCCATTGACTTTATGAATTCCTTTGCTTGTGGGATCAGCTTCTGAcgaaaggaaattaaaaataaaaagattataTAAGGGATTAATGCAACTAGCTGTATTGCAGATGAAAGGAGTTGTCCGATCAATTAATAATTCAAAAGCCAGCGACCAAAAATCTTAACGAATCAGTTAACATTGCACAATTTCAGGGTCAATctaattttggaaatttttgtTTCTACAAGTTTAGTCTCTATCACTCCCCTGCATATAAATCCAGTTATTTGCATGTTAGCTACTGCACGCCTATCAAGCAGTTATATTACGATTATCGATCAAgtcaatttttttaaatctgATAATCAAGTCAATTAAAACAATTTGAGTGAAACGTGGTCTTTCTCTTGATAAATCTAATTTTTAcgttattttttattatatcaAATTGCTGTCACTCCATGAGCCAAGTAGAATCTGATCAATTAATAACTCTAAAGCCAAGTAGAATCTGATCAATTAATAACTCTAAAGCCACCGAACTAAAATAGTTTTAGTATTTAACAACACAATAACAACTCGGTTGATCATTGGCGCATCACATGTTGATCATTACAGTCTGACACAATTTCAGGCTCCATCTATTAAATTTTTGTTTCTACTCTTTTTGGACGACCTCATAGGCTCATACTCAATGAACAGCAACAAGcctttccttttaatttttttttttttaggaaattatttttttaattgccgagttgttaattattttacttcacagtatatatatatgaagtttcACCCAATGCCTACGGTCCTGTGCACATATTGGCATCTAGGAGCAGCAGCATTTTTGAAGTGAGTACAATTGAATTCATTCAAATTACTTTCTTAATTCTACTTTTCTTGTTTTCACGTACGCTCGACATAGGTTCGATTAACCTCTTGGTCGGATAAATTTTCAGATTGATAGCTAGCATGGAAAGTATTCAAGTTGGCTCTAATGCACTTATTTTGGAAGTTCTTAACCGCGATAACTATAAACATTGGAGTTCGCGGTTAGAAACTTATTTGTTGGCTGAAGATCTCTGGGAGGTTGTTGAAGCAATCCCGCCAAAACTCGAAGATGATCAAGCCGAATATAAGGCTTGGACCAAAAAGAATGCAAAGGCTTTGTATGCAATCCAAAATTCATGCGGGAGGGAGCTGTTCTCTTTCATAAGTGAAATTAAGATGGCAAAAGGCGCCTGGGAGGCTTTGGAACGAGAGTGCAAACCTGTGCAAGGTATGCTCTTGGTCAACTACAATACATTTTCATTAGTAATAATTTGTTCTTAATTCTCAATATCGAATTATGTGCCGTTTTGCTTCTTGCAGTACTCATCATCTTTTATTAATAAACTTATCTGTTGTCTACTGCTAATAAAAATGGATAGAATTGTGATAAAACTAGCTAGTTAGAAAAAAATTGGGATGGAGGAAAGTGATAAAAATTAATGAAGATAACAACTTTTGCAAAACAATTGCCCTGCAGGATATGATGAGAACAATGCCGACCACTTAGTGCACTATGAATCGTTCATAGAATCATTGAGCAGTGGTGATTGGGATAAGGCAAAGAAGTGTCTTGGAGAAGTTGATGTCCGTAGTGTATCAGTAGTAAAAACAGTATACAGATATGGCGGAGAAATAGCTCTTCATGTAGCAGCCAAGGAAGGGCATGCACATATCGTGAAAGAGTTGGTGCATTTGATGACACAAGaagatttgaaaacaaaaaccgCACAAGGTCACACAGCTCTTCACGTAGCAGCAGGGATGGGGCATGTGCATGTTGTGAAAGAGTTGCCGGTGCCGTTGATGGGAGATGTAAAAGACAAGGATGGTGACACGGCTCTTCATATAGCAGTCCAAGAAGGGCAGGCCGATGTTGTGAAAGAGTTGGTGTTGTTGATGAGACAAGAAGACTTGAAAATAAAAAACGATGCTGGTTACACAGCTCTTCACCTAGCAGTCAATAAGGGGAACGTGCCTATGGTCAAAGAGTTAGttacaaaagaaaaaggtaaTCTCATCTTTTCAAATTAAAGACTCGATTGATCATTTGCAGTCTTCAACcgatttttgttttctcttgttATTACATTAATTTTTCTTGATCCATATGTCAAGTAAATTACAAACAGAAAAAGATATGCTGGATAAATGATTTAGTATAATTCAGGGTAAAACAAAACAACTTTGAATTGTCTGTAGGACAAGCAATTATATTAAATTGAGTATATGACAAACTAATACAAATTTAATTCATCTGCAGGTGAGAATAATATTGGCGACGACGACTTTGAGCGTTATATACCGTTTACCACCTATGTGCAAAATGGTGATTGGGATAAGGCAAATGAGTGTCTTAGAGAACTAGATAATCCATGCAGTGCAATAACAACAGTAGATCCAAGAGACGACTACCGAGACACTGCTCTTCACCTAGCAGCCCGGGAAGGGCATTTGGATGTTATCAAAGGATTGGTGTTGTTGTTGAAAATGAGACAAGAAGATTTAGAATTGAAAACCGCTGAAGATTTCACAACATTTGGTTCTGATATAACTTTAGGGGTCAGTGAAGAATTCCTCACGGAAAGGGCCAAATACATGGTTGAACAGTGTGAGAGAACACTTGGCAGCCTTTTGGAGATACAAAACGCTGAAGGGTCCACAGCTCTTCACCTAGCAATACTGCAGGGGTATGGGGATGTTGTGAAAGAGTTGGTGCCAGTAATGAGAAAAGAAGGTTTAGAAATAAAAGACGCTGATGGAGACACAGCTCTTAACATTGCAATCTTACAAAGGCATGTGGATATTGCGAAGGAGTTGGTGCAATCGATGAGACAAGAAGGTTTggaaataaaaaacaaagaggGTTCCGATGCTCTTCACCGAGCAGCATTGAAGGGATATGTAGATATTGTGAAAGAGTTGGTGCCAGTAATGAGAAAAGAAGGTTTAGAAATAAAAGACGCTGATGGAGACACAGCTCTTAACATTGCAATCTTACAAGGGCATGTGGATATTGCGAAGGAGTTGGTGCAATCGATGAGACAAGAAGGTTtggaaataaaaaacaaaaacggtTCCAATGCTCTTCACCAAACGGTCAACAATAGGCATATGCATTTTGCTAAAGAGTTGATGGCATTGATGAGACCAGAGGCTTTGGAACAAAAAGACGGTGAAGGTTATACAGCTTTAAGTATTGCTATTTTATGTTTCAAGGATGGAGACGTTTGCGAAATGGCTAAATACATGGCTGAAAAGAATGTTAAAGTACTTGGCATACCCTCCGCTCCCGATGATGAGATTCCAGTTGTCAGAGCTTGTCGTTCTAGTAAATGGAAGTCGGCTCGCTATATGTATTCTGTCACTCCACTTGAAGTGCTCGAGGGACCCAATGGCAGTGATCTTATTTGCTTTTGTCTCAATTCTAGCAAAACGATTGGTAagactactttcactttttataaGTAAGACTTGAATGAATAGAATTTTAACCATCTGGAAAGACTAGTTGCTTAATATATGATTAACTTTTTCACTCGCTTACACACGTTTAAATTATTTCTTATTCTATATATCTGCAAATTCATTTTAAACTAAttgttaaaatatttttttttgcttccGATTCAAAGTTGGCAAAATATAAAAATgcaattaaataataaataaaaaaatctgcAAGTGAATGCACCTTTGTatattcatgttttttttttttttaatttatcatatctatactattattaagagaagaggttttgttagccaaaatcaaaaatttggATAGAAATGACCTTAAGAGATTAAaatactttgagaattaattaaatcacaagggttattacgacaattacaaattatatttttcttaataaaaataaacaaaataaatcccacaacccacttttctctcccactaacttctctctgcaataaccgttttcttccattatcttttcttttttattttctgaagaaaaaaaaaatttacttgcacatgcagagcatgtgtggaggAATGCTAGTTATAATAAAGAGAACTCCCTTTGTCAGTTGAATTACTACACCTTTAGACATAAGTTATTTTGAATtactttttaataaaaaaaaatttatattttagatTATTTCTCCCTAAGATCTCTCACTCTCCCTCTAACCCTTCACTCTATGTTTTCTAcacattatttttttattttaatttttaaaataaaaggcACACACAGTGCGTGTTTTTCTTCTAGTATTAAATTAAGAAAGGGTATAAtaagattttaaaataaaaGGCACACATATAGTGCGTGTTTTCCTTCTAGTATTAAATTAAGAAAGGGTATATATTAACTGTTTTCTAGGTAGTTTGCTTAATCTATAGAATTATTAAGAGAGGTGGCTTTGTTTCCCCACTTTGTCTAAAACTTCTCATAAcatcattttcaattaaaaaagtTTAATAAAATAGGGATATAATAGTAATTAGCAAAGtcaatatataaataataattaGGACCCATATTTTTCACCCACTTTCTTTCAacgataatttttttaatttaaaaataaagcATGACTTCTCCAAtattattcttaaaaaaaataaaaataaataaaaagacacTTCCC contains these protein-coding regions:
- the LOC112176715 gene encoding uncharacterized protein LOC112176715 — translated: MESIQVGSNALILEVLNRDNYKHWSSRLETYLLAEDLWEVVEAIPPKLEDDQAEYKAWTKKNAKALYAIQNSCGRELFSFISEIKMAKGAWEALERECKPVQGYDENNADHLVHYESFIESLSSGDWDKAKKCLGEVDVRSVSVVKTVYRYGGEIALHVAAKEGHAHIVKELVHLMTQEDLKTKTAQGHTALHVAAGMGHVHVVKELPVPLMGDVKDKDGDTALHIAVQEGQADVVKELVLLMRQEDLKIKNDAGYTALHLAVNKGNVPMVKELVTKEKGENNIGDDDFERYIPFTTYVQNGDWDKANECLRELDNPCSAITTVDPRDDYRDTALHLAAREGHLDVIKGLVLLLKMRQEDLELKTAEDFTTFGSDITLGVSEEFLTERAKYMVEQCERTLGSLLEIQNAEGSTALHLAILQGYGDVVKELVPVMRKEGLEIKDADGDTALNIAILQRHVDIAKELVQSMRQEGLEIKNKEGSDALHRAALKGYVDIVKELVPVMRKEGLEIKDADGDTALNIAILQGHVDIAKELVQSMRQEGLEIKNKNGSNALHQTVNNRHMHFAKELMALMRPEALEQKDGEGYTALSIAILCFKDGDVCEMAKYMAEKNVKVLGIPSAPDDEIPVVRACRSSKWKSARYMYSVTPLEVLEGPNGSDLICFCLNSSKTIDLAWDLLQRCPNLAFTITKPPDKTSPMLKLARMHFAFLSGTRLTCWQRWLYDCIYIREVDHVNIHDISINVAESTEGHSNKRDFISSVMSLYRRFAKSLYIFCGIHCIYEMKSTHKWIFQFLHCMGEATRIDNLTPDQLDMVQKSIFKAIEQGHHEFVTELCKANPKLILDIEDEKGRNIFHFAIENRQKEVYSLIYGLEEEKRHEIAAWFLNSGSMLHFAANLSSLPQFDDIQDASLQMQRELQWFKEVESVIPLDYHESRNRSDSITAHELFTKNHKKLIEVAENSTKGTATSCTVVGALIVTMTFAVAFTVPGGNNDNTGLPLVLYRKLFKVLIISDTISLVSSTTSVITFLGVLTSRYAKDDFLKSLPTKMMIGLFTLFFSIATMMIAFSCALVIVLDGEAWIVIPSILFASVPAISFVWLLFPLLGKIFMSTYGPGIFDKRNKVKP